The genome window TCCGTGAACTTCAAACCGTTGGCCGTGGAAATGACGACCACCCGGTCGTTCTTCTTGATCTCACCGCGCTGGACCAGTTTTTCCATGACCGCCAGCGCCACGCCGGTATGCGGGCAGCACAGCAGTCCTGTTTTGTTGGCCCGTCCCACGGCATTGGCCAGTTCGTTTTCACTGGCTTCCTCGACGATGCCGTCGAATTTTGTCAAGGCGCGGATGGCTTTTTTCACGCTGACGGGTGCGCCGATCTGGATGGCGCTGGCCAGGGTGCGGCGCGCCTGAATGGCCTTGAACGATTTGAAACCGCGCTTGTAACTGCGGAACAACGGATTGGCGCGGGAAGCCTGGGCACAGACCAGGCGCGGCAGTTTCTTAATGATCCCCAGTTCGTACATCATCTCGAAGCCTTTGCCCAGCGCGCTGACGTTGCCGAGGTTGCCGCCGGGCACGATGATGAAGTCAGGCACTTCCTGATCGAATTGCTGGATCAATTCAAAGCTGATGGTCTTCTGTCCTTCCAGCCTGAGCGAGTTCATCGAGTTCGCCAGGTAGATTTCCTTTTCCTTGCAGATGCTCTGCACGATCTTCATGCAGCCGTCGAAATCGGTATCCAGCGAAAACGTCATCACCCCATGCGTGATGGGCTGGATCAACTGCGTCATCGAAATTTTGTTGCGCGGCAGGAACACGATGGCCGGGATGCCGGCGACAGCGCAGTACGCGGCGAGCGACGCGGAGGTGTCTCCGGTGGAAGCGCAGGCCACAGCCTTGATGTCCTGCCCCTCGCTGCGCATCTGCTTGACCATGGAAACGAGTACGGTCATGCCAAGGTCTTTGAACGAACCGGAATGCGCCATGCCGCACTGCTTGACCCACAATTCTTCCAGGCCCAACTGGTGCCCAAGACGTTCCGCCCAGAACAGGTTGCTGCCGCCTTCGTAGGTGGACACGATGTTGTCGTTGTCCAGGTTCGGGCAGACCAGTTCCTTTTTGCCCCACACGGAACTGCCGTAAGGCCAATCGTGGCGACGGTACCGTTCATCGAACAGGCTTTGCCATTCCTGCGGAGAACGCTTCTTCAGCTTTTCCATGTCGTGGGTGACTTCCAGCAAATCGCCGCAGTCCGGGCAATTGTAGATCACCTCGTTGAGCTGATAGCGCCCCGAACAACCATTGATGCACTGGAACCAGGCATCGAATTCGAGCGCTACCTCTCCACTCTTATGAGAACCGTTTTCTCGCATACCACATCCAATTGTTCGATTTCTTTTAAAGCCTGCTGAATATTTTTCTCTCGTGCATGGTGCGTCATCATCACCAGAGGCACGCCTTTACCATCTACATTACGTCCCCGCTGGATCATGGACTCGATGCTGATCTCATGCTTCCCAAGAATACCAGAAATTTTCGACAAAACACCCGGTTTGTCCATTACCAGAAACCGCAAAAAATACTCCCCTTCGATGTTCTGGGTGGATTTGAGCGGGATTTTGCGGACGCTACGGGCCTGAAAAGACTGGGCCGGGACGCGCTCGGACGCACCGGAAATGATATTGCGGGCGATTTCCACGATGTCCCCCACCACGGCACTACCCGTGGGCAGGGACCCGGCGCCGTGGCCGACCAACACATTTTCTTCCATGAGATCGTCGCGGACCATGATGGCATTCAGCACTCCGTTCACATTCGCCATCGGTTTCGATTCCGGAATCATGGCCGGGTGCACGCGAATGTCCAGTTCCTTGCCGTCGAACTTGGAAACCGCCAACAGCTTGATGCGAAACCCGAACTCGCGGGCGCATTTGATATCAATCGGCGTGATGCAGCTGATGCCCTGAATGTAGATGTCCTCAAAGTGGACCGACGTGCCGAACGACAGACGGCTCAGGATGGCGATCTTGTGGGCGGAGTCGATGCCCTCGACGTCGAACGTCGGATCGGCTTCGGCAAACCCTTTCTCCTGCGCCTCCTTCAACACCACTTCGAAATCCAGGTTCTCATCCGTCATCTTGCTCAAGATGTAATTGGCGGTGCCGTTGACGATGCCTTCGATGGCCTCGATGCGGTTGGCGACGAAAGCTTCGCGGATGGAGCGGATGATGGGGATGGCGCCGCCCACCGCCGCTTCGAAACCCAGGCTCACTTTGTGTTTTTCCGCTGCGGCGAACAATTCATCGCCGTGTTTGGCGAGCAGGGCCTTGTTGGCGGTGACCACGTGCTTGCCGTGCTCGAAGGCTTTCAGGATCAGATCGCGCGCCGGTTCGGAACCGCCGATCAACTCCACCACCACATCGACTTCGGGATGGTTGACCACATCGTAGGCGTTGGTGGTGAGGCAGTTCGCATCCACTTCCACCCCACGTGGGGTTTTAATATCGAGATCGGCGATGGACACCACGTCCACGGCCGCGCCGAGTCGATCGATGATGTTCTGCCGGTTCTTTTGCAGAATCTGAACCATGCCGGCGCCAATGGTGCCGAACCCAATCAAACCTACTTTTACAGTTTTCATATCAATACGGTGAAACGGTTGTTAGAAGATTTCGCGAATGCCGCGGACGGCCTGGCGGATGCGGTGTTCGTTTTCGACGAGAGAAAAGCGGACAAAATCATCGCCGCCTTCACCGAAGCCGATGCCCGGCGAAACCGCCACCTTGGCTTTTTCGAGCAGCAGCTTGGAGAACTCCAGCGACCCCATTTTCTTGAACGGTTCGGGAATTTCCGCCCAGACAAACATGGTCGCCTTCGGCGGCTCCACCGCCCAGCCGATGCGGTTCAACCCGGCGCACAACACATCGCGGCGCACCTTGTACATTTCCCGGATTTCATCGACGCAGTCGCGCGGACCGTCCAACGCAATGATCGATGCGATCTGAATGGGTTGAAACATGCCGTAGTCCTGATAGCTCTTGATCCGGGACAGTGCGTGGATGATGTCGCGGTTGCCGACCATGAAGCCAACCCGCCATCCCGGCATATTGTAGCTTTTCGACAGCGTGAAACTTTCGACACCCACTTCCTTGGCTCCCGGTACCTGCAACAGGCTCGGTGCGCGGTAGCCGTCGAACACCAGGTCCGCATACGCGTAGTCGTGAATCACGATCAACTTGTGCTCGCGCGCGAAGTCCACCACCTTGACGAAGAAATCCAGATCGACCACCTGCGTCGTCGGGTTGTGCGGAAAGTTGAGGATGAGCGCTTTCGGGCGCGGCCAGCTTTGCTTGTACGCGTTCAGCAACGCTTCAAAAAAATCGACGTCCTTCTGCAACGGCACGGAGGTGATGTCCGCATTCGCCAGAATGAAGGCGTAGGTGTGAATCGGGTACGTCGGCGTCGGCACCAGCACACTGTCGCCGGGCCCCGTGATCGCCAGCGCCAGCGATGAAATCCCTTCCTTCGAGCCGATGGTGGCGATGGCTTCTGTTTCCGGGTCGATGTACACGCCGTGCTCGCGCTGGTACCAGTCGGCGATGGCTTTTCTCAATTTGGGAATGCCGCGCGACAACGAATAGCGATGGTTCTGCTGTTTCTGCATCGCCTCGATCATTTTATCGACGATGTGTTTGGGTGTCGGCTGATCCGGATTGCCCATGCCAAAATCGATGATGTCTTCACCACGGCGGCGAGCCTGCAGTTTCAACTCGCCCACGATGTTGAACACGTAGGGAGGCAAACGCTGAATGCGGGGAAATTCATTCATACTTCGAAATCGTCAAATCGGATGATGATGTTGTAAAGCAGGTCCTGCGGATACAATGCGAGAAACGGAGGGGCGGGCAAAAACCTTCAGGCAGGCGCCCGGAACGGCATTCGGCCTTTTACCCTTTGAATCAAAACGTTCTCCCAAGCCAGCGTAAACATAGCATATTTTAACCTGCCTCATCAATTTTATAAATGGGCTCTCCGGCCCTCTCGGTGGTCCGGATATCCTATAATAAATTCAACCTGCGCGCGTGTTCGAGAACGGTGCGGGCGTTGATGCCGATGCCCTGTTTCAGGGCCGCGTTCTGGTAATTCGACATCATGCTGACCACCCCCATGAGGCCGCCGTCACAAGCCACGATGGCCCCGCCGGAATTGCCGAAAAACACTTCGTTGTCCTTGAACAGGATGAACTCGGAATCCTTCAGCAGCTCTTTTTTCTTGATCCGGGCTTTTTGCAAAGAGTAGTATTTGCGATTGGGGTGCCCGACGATCATCA of Nitrospina watsonii contains these proteins:
- the thrC gene encoding threonine synthase; protein product: MRENGSHKSGEVALEFDAWFQCINGCSGRYQLNEVIYNCPDCGDLLEVTHDMEKLKKRSPQEWQSLFDERYRRHDWPYGSSVWGKKELVCPNLDNDNIVSTYEGGSNLFWAERLGHQLGLEELWVKQCGMAHSGSFKDLGMTVLVSMVKQMRSEGQDIKAVACASTGDTSASLAAYCAVAGIPAIVFLPRNKISMTQLIQPITHGVMTFSLDTDFDGCMKIVQSICKEKEIYLANSMNSLRLEGQKTISFELIQQFDQEVPDFIIVPGGNLGNVSALGKGFEMMYELGIIKKLPRLVCAQASRANPLFRSYKRGFKSFKAIQARRTLASAIQIGAPVSVKKAIRALTKFDGIVEEASENELANAVGRANKTGLLCCPHTGVALAVMEKLVQRGEIKKNDRVVVISTANGLKFTDFLVKYHSNTLRGVEPDCLFKPYELPADEARIRQTINESLNGNLTV
- a CDS encoding homoserine dehydrogenase; amino-acid sequence: MKTVKVGLIGFGTIGAGMVQILQKNRQNIIDRLGAAVDVVSIADLDIKTPRGVEVDANCLTTNAYDVVNHPEVDVVVELIGGSEPARDLILKAFEHGKHVVTANKALLAKHGDELFAAAEKHKVSLGFEAAVGGAIPIIRSIREAFVANRIEAIEGIVNGTANYILSKMTDENLDFEVVLKEAQEKGFAEADPTFDVEGIDSAHKIAILSRLSFGTSVHFEDIYIQGISCITPIDIKCAREFGFRIKLLAVSKFDGKELDIRVHPAMIPESKPMANVNGVLNAIMVRDDLMEENVLVGHGAGSLPTGSAVVGDIVEIARNIISGASERVPAQSFQARSVRKIPLKSTQNIEGEYFLRFLVMDKPGVLSKISGILGKHEISIESMIQRGRNVDGKGVPLVMMTHHAREKNIQQALKEIEQLDVVCEKTVLIRVER
- the alaC gene encoding alanine transaminase encodes the protein MNEFPRIQRLPPYVFNIVGELKLQARRRGEDIIDFGMGNPDQPTPKHIVDKMIEAMQKQQNHRYSLSRGIPKLRKAIADWYQREHGVYIDPETEAIATIGSKEGISSLALAITGPGDSVLVPTPTYPIHTYAFILANADITSVPLQKDVDFFEALLNAYKQSWPRPKALILNFPHNPTTQVVDLDFFVKVVDFAREHKLIVIHDYAYADLVFDGYRAPSLLQVPGAKEVGVESFTLSKSYNMPGWRVGFMVGNRDIIHALSRIKSYQDYGMFQPIQIASIIALDGPRDCVDEIREMYKVRRDVLCAGLNRIGWAVEPPKATMFVWAEIPEPFKKMGSLEFSKLLLEKAKVAVSPGIGFGEGGDDFVRFSLVENEHRIRQAVRGIREIF